The window CATATCTGATCATAAACAAACATTGATAAGTATAACAAAGCTCCTTAACCAGAAATCTCTGCGGAATCAATCTAACTAGCAATTAAAAGATGACCTAGCGGCAATAGTCAATAATCCGATGCatcaatgaaaattaaagattcCACCAGACGAGTGAACATCGCCGATTAGCTTAAACACGTTGATTTATGAGACTCATAGTtgtgagagaaagagaaaacaagagagagacCTCGGACTTGGCGGCAACCTCCAATTGCTGCTTCAGTAGTGCATAAGTTTCACTGCGAGACAGAAACGAACGACTCCGACTCGTACTCGCACTCTGGCTCTGACTTCCTCCACCATCACCATTCCTCTCCGAAGCGCATGCTACAATCCAACAATTTCTTCCAAATGCTCGACGACCCCCAAAACACCTCATCATCCCGACCTCCATTTCCGGAACACAAAAGCTTCCTCGTCCCGGTAAATTCATCCTCGACCCCGCATTAAAATCACCAAAAACCTTGAAGCTCAAAGAATGCATCCTCTCCACTTCTCCGAAATCCTGCTGCAATTCTCACTGTTCAAATCAAGAGATTCTCTGTTCTGATCAATGTAACACGAAGCGAGAATTGGAATCCTGTATGGCAGCGAAGATGCTCTGTTCTTCAGCATATAACGATACTTGTACGCGCGTTATTaactaaaatccaaaaaaataagtgAAGTTACGTAATTACCCCTAAAATGACCCTAAAGTGGATGAGATTAAGTAGGGTTTGTGGGAAAACAGCATTTTACTATTTTCCTTTCTAAATACTTATTTAATGTAAAAGGATTTAAGTACGTGGAACAGAAAATTACACGTGTCAGATACACTGTGGTCCTTCGTAGTACTGTCGTCTTAGACGAGTGACAGCTGGTGATGGTAATTATACGCagctcattttttatttaaatacttctaaattttcaaaaaatccaataatatttttttaattatttaaatctttaaaatagctttaaaacttttattttgaaattttagaaaaattttaaaaataaaaattccattaatacccttcccttctaatttttattttttttttactttaaatatatctttaaacttttttttatatataattaaattagcctgtatttaattaattttgacgCCTAAATTAGAGTTTAAGATTGTTAAGAATGAAGACTCTCCACGACCGTATGATGTTAAGATTGTTAAAAAcaaactctccacaatgatataatattgtccacttttaagTACAATGGTACGATGTTTAAGATTGTTAAGAATCaagactctccacaatggtatgatattgtccactttgagcgcACAATGGTACGATGTTTAAGATTGTTAAGAATCAAGACtctccacgatggtatgatattgtccactttgagcataagctctcatcgctttactttgggcttcacaggtttcataccaatagagatgtattcctttatttataaactcatgatcattctctaaattagcctaGTACTCccccaaccatcctcaacaaaTATTGcatttacaaaaatgaataaaaatacttttccaaaattttttcaaaattttggatttcgTATTAATTTTGACGTCTATGTTAGGTTTAAGTCGTGTTATTAATTCCgtattatttttccaaaatttttaattcatcgtattaaaaaatacatatttatacTGTTAGtaggtgaaaaaaaaatctataaagtttaatagtttttatattaatatcatattttaatttttttttgttgctttttttttttcgtgaaaagggcaaaaaagGAACAGAAAGTTATTCCAATTGATCGCCGGCAGGTGGAAAAATgcgtgttttttttaaaaatttattttttcaagttttttttagtgcCTTTATTGCTgcctttaaaaaatattttatccattttattgccatcttttaaaaagtattttatattttataaatattttgtccCGCAGCCTCACAAGGTTGAATTTGGTCAAGGGATAGAACAAAatacattataattaaaatatatatatatatatatttgaaaataaataaaataaaatttgatgtattattattaaataaatattataattaaaaattttaaaataaaaaaataaattggttTTGGAATATCCGTCGTTGGGCGCTCAATTTTGACTAGTTAATTCCCCAAATTTAAGCGGCTTCTTAGTCCTTCATTCTTGCTATTGCAATCGCGCCACCAACCACTGCTTCACCAACTTTCTCCTCGGCGGACGCTCCGAGGTCCTTCTCTTTCGCCTTGTTCTCTTCTCCGATCTCAGATCTCGAGCTCAGGCCATCGAAATGCAGAGCTCTGCGGTTACTTTATCGCCTGCTCTTCCTCTTCTCAAGCCACGGAGGCCTTTGAGTTCGTCTTTCAGCTCTGGATGTAACTCAGTTCGGGtatcttcttcgtcttcctcgAATTCCAGAGATCTCGGAGACCTGAATGATGTTCGTCTCACTTCCTCATGGCCGCAGCGATCTTGGACTCTGTCTTCGTCTCCTTTTTCCTCCGCGAAACTCCGGCCATGGACTGGCGTGCTCTCGCTTGCTTCGGATTCTGATGCGAGTCATTTCAAGGTTCAGGCCACTGCGGTGCCGGATAGCGCAGGAGAGGATGCTAGTGCTGGCGGTAATCTAAGGAAAACGTTGGAGCTCGGGTTGTTGTTTGGCCTCTGGTACCTTTTCAACATCTACTTTAACATCTACAACAAGCAGGTTaggtgttttctttttctttgaaaatttacGGTGTTTGTGCATTTTGTGTGGCGCGGTTGTTAGAAATTAGCTGTTATTTTGTTCGATTTGCATGAAATGTCTGTACAGCTAGAAACCGAGGCTTCATAATGTTCCGTTTGTGAAATAGGTATTCTTATGCTTAAATTATCTTAATAATCAAATACGCATGAGGATGGTGTAAGATGTGTCTCTTATATTATATTCAGTTCTTCTCTAGGCCAGTATTGTTTTCCGAGGATTTATCCAGGAGTCTTTCTTCTGACATATTGACACCAGCTTTTCTCTTTCACCTCCGATATTATCATATTTCGACGAGGTAGAGAACAAGTTTTTCTCATAAAGATGTAAAATCAAGATCTCCTAGTAAATCCGtatgaaaatatgttttttgtaTGAAGACCTTGATAATGACGAAGGAACGAAAAGGTATGGTTAATCCCTTGCTGGTATGTTGATACTTGAAAGTTGATTAACCTTGAGAGGTTTTTCTACTCTGCAAACGACCGCAAGTAGCACACTGTGGAATTAGATCCTTAGTATTCGATATTTCGTGCAACTCTTTTACCTGCTTATTCATTTCAACTTTCAACTTGACTTGTATTGGTTAAGATGACTTGAAATGCTAGCTTCTTTGGGAGACGCTGATAAATATCTGACACTACTTGTTTGCAGGTTCTCAAGGTGTTCCCGTTCCCTGTAACTGTCACTGCAGTTCAATTTGCTGTAGGCACTGTACTTGTTCTTCTTATGTGGGGACTTAATCTTTACAAAAAGCCAAAGATCAGTGGTGCTCAGGTAATCGTTATTTTACCATCTTTCAGGTTTTAGGAATCTTTTGTATGCCCAACTcgttttgaaaaaatgaatattcatTGAGGTTTTCATTTTCCTGTATAAAAATTTTCGTTTCTAGGTTTTGACTTCTTTAAAACTTAACAGCTTGCTGCTATTCTGCCGCTGGCATTCGTTCACACATTGGGGAACCTTTTTACAAATATGAGTCTTGGGAAAGTAGCAGTATCGTTCACTCACACAATCAAAGCTATGGAGCCATTTTTTTCAGTTATCCTGTCGGCAATGTTTCTTGGAGAGGTATGAATTTATGTCCGGTCACAACTTAGATCATTATGTATTTTAGTACCACGTGCTCATATCCCTGGCCAAAATCAGAGCAGCGTCAGCCCTGGATTTTCAGCAATTAAGTGTTCTATTACTTTTTATGTTTGAGGTCCAAACATTAaccttttataattatgagacaaatgttgaggattattgggagtgagtcccacgttggttaatttagtggaagatcatgggtttataagtgaggaatactatctccattggtatgaggccttttgggaaagcccaaagcaaagccatgagagcttatgctcaaagtggacaatatcataccattgtagagagtcgtgattcctaacaaaaaaaaatgcttgTGTTGTTGCATCCCTTCTGTCCATTATTGGTGATATCTTAACTCTGATGTTCGTCTTTGTGTCTTTGAAGACTCCCACTCCCTGGGTAGTTGCATCTCTTCTGCCAATTGTTGGTGGTGTTGCATTGGCATCTGCCACTGAGGCGTCCTTCAACTGGTAAGACGAGTGTTTTAGTATATCAATATTCATGTCTACTCTTTTAAATAGACGACTAAAAAATGGATTATTTATGCAATTTCTGATATATCATATTTCTTGTAAAAGGGCTGGATTTTGGAGTGCAATGGCGTCCAATGTGACTAATCAATCTCGTAACGTCCTTAGCAAAAAGGTCATGGTGAAGAAAGATGTAAGCACCACTGATTCGTCTTTCTCGTTACCCGTGTTGCTCTGTTAACAATTGTATTGATTTGGAATATATGTTCTATATCTAAATGGatgagaaaatattattaatatctttGCTCGTTGGTGTGGTAAAGTAACAacgttttgttcttgaaacaGGATTCAATTGACAACATCACCCTCTTTTCAATTATAACGGTCATGTCCTTTTTCTTACTATCCCCTGTGGCTATCTTCATGGAAGGTGTCAAGTTCACTCCTGCATACCTTCAATCAGCCGTGAGTaactcaaaataaaagttCTGTTGAAATTTGATACAGTTTTATTTCGTTCCTCattgtaatttcttttataacaGGGTTTGAACATGAACCAACTCTACACTAGGTCGCTTCTAGCTGCCCTTTGTTTCCATGCATACCAACAGGTAAAGATTTCCAATATCTCGAGTGAGATATCTGAATTTTGACTTTCTCCTGAACATGTacttcagttttttttttttgaaatttctcctGACAGCCATTGGGGTGACTTTTGCAGGTTTCTTACATGATTTTGCAAAGAGTTTCGCCTGTTACCCACTCGGTCGGTAATTGTGTAAAGCGAGTTGTGGTCATCGTGAGCTCTGTTATCTTCTTCCAAACACCAGTTTCTCCAATCAACTCTCTTGGTAATATTGGCTGCTTCCATCTTCTGTTTGTGAATATATGTTGAACACTTAATGATGCAATAAAAGTACTTACTGTTCTCGGACCTAATCCAGGCACTGGAGTAGCTCTTGCTGGGGTTTTCCTGTATTCAAGAGTTAAGCGCATCAAAGCTAAGCCAAAGACAGCTTAAAGCCTCCCATGAAATTTTGCCTTAATAAGTTGGTTTGCTGCTAGATAACGATAAATCCATCAACGATTTGTTTGTAGAAAACAACTGTAAGgtttttgttctctttagtTTTATACCATTTCCTTCTGCTCTTCAGGATgactttttattctttgtggaTAAATAGCCATCTTCCTTCCCTCTGGACACACGATTCGCTTGGTTTAAATGACCATCCACAATATTAGAAGCGAACCTTTTGAGCTTTCAGGTTTAAACGCGGTGTGTTTTCCACTTGTTGCAAACTTGCTTTTACTTAACACAGGTGGAAACTTATTGAATTAGGCCGTCACAATGCACTCTTGCAAATAGCAGGGTGTAATTATAACTTGGAATTGACTCATGAGTAGCTGATAAGGAAGTTAATGATTTTTACCATTATTACTAGAACTACCTCATCATTTATGCATGGTACAAGATACaagagatctcacattggagaggagaacgaagtatttcttataagggtatggaaaacTCTTCCtcgtagatgtgttttaaaatcacgaggctgatggtgatacggaatgagccaaaatggacaatatttaccaGCAATGGACTTGGATGAACGGTTGccaatggtatcaaagtcaaataCTGAGTAGTGTGTCCATGAAGATGTTGGCCCCTTACGAAGCATTCTTTCAAAGTGTGTGGAAAAGACACTGGCCCCTAAGGGGatggggtggattatgagatttcAGGacaacgaaacattccttctaagtgtgtggaaacctcttcaaACCGATACGTTTTAAACTCTTGAGGAGAGCCTCAAAAGAGAAAGCgggaaagcacaaagagaacaatgtAAGTTTGAACAATAACTATCAAATTAATGTTAGAAATTGTCgtgataaatataattaaatacaacAACTATTAAGGATAAAGTGAAACATAATCcaggttaaattacaattttagttCTTAAGCTTTCGTTTGTATTCAGTagatctttaaattttaaattttataccttaaattttataaggtATAGGATAGATCCttgaactttaaattttaatagacctatttattttttattttatatccCATAAGAGATTAATAttagatttatatatatatataaaattttcgtctcttaaatataaaattttaatttaaataattaattatttcatttttaaatattcataacaTATTCGCTCAAAATTggaactttaaaattttattaaatatttaaaaaattaaaaaaaaaacttaaaagttcACTTTGTAAAGACCGaagttgaaaaattaaaattgtaatttacctgatatgagaatatttgattataagcCCATTACCGGGTTCATGGATCAACCAGGCCCATTACGGCTCTAACTGGGAAATTTCAAACGAGCCCACCAAGCCCACGAATTAtcggaagaaaagaaaaggggcaTAATTCCAATTCATCTCAACCGTCCACGTGGT is drawn from Cucurbita pepo subsp. pepo cultivar mu-cu-16 chromosome LG09, ASM280686v2, whole genome shotgun sequence and contains these coding sequences:
- the LOC111802664 gene encoding triose phosphate/phosphate translocator, non-green plastid, chloroplastic-like, yielding MQSSAVTLSPALPLLKPRRPLSSSFSSGCNSVRVSSSSSSNSRDLGDLNDVRLTSSWPQRSWTLSSSPFSSAKLRPWTGVLSLASDSDASHFKVQATAVPDSAGEDASAGGNLRKTLELGLLFGLWYLFNIYFNIYNKQVLKVFPFPVTVTAVQFAVGTVLVLLMWGLNLYKKPKISGAQLAAILPLAFVHTLGNLFTNMSLGKVAVSFTHTIKAMEPFFSVILSAMFLGETPTPWVVASLLPIVGGVALASATEASFNWAGFWSAMASNVTNQSRNVLSKKVMVKKDDSIDNITLFSIITVMSFFLLSPVAIFMEGVKFTPAYLQSAGLNMNQLYTRSLLAALCFHAYQQVSYMILQRVSPVTHSVGNCVKRVVVIVSSVIFFQTPVSPINSLGTGVALAGVFLYSRVKRIKAKPKTA